The sequence below is a genomic window from Patescibacteria group bacterium.
GTCTTTTTTGGATAATTTTTTGAGCGGAAAGCCATTGCCGAATGGTCCACGAATATCAACAAAATCATATTTTTGAAGTTTTTCTAAAGCGGTGGTGACGATCCCAACCCTTCGAATTGATAGTTGGAATTGGTTAGATTTTGCCGGGTCCGAGCAGGGAGCAAAAGGCGCTTCGCCAAAACCTGGCAGGCTTAACATGACAAATTGACCGGGAATAAAGCTAAAACCTGGCAGATTGAAAGTATAAAGATTAATTCCCTCTGCTTGTTTTTTGATGGAAATTAATTTGGCCCTATTGCCTAAATATTGATTGGTAATTTTTTTCATTTTAACTCGCAGGTTTTCTGCTATTTTTAATTAATTCTTCTAAGACTTCTCGAAAATTAATTTTGGCTGGGCATTGGGCAAGGCATCTGCCACAACCAACACAACCTGGATGGTCATATTCTTCGGGCATTCTCACAAATTTATGATGATACCAATTATAAATCCGATCGCGCAATTTCGGTTTGGTGCAATTCTTGTTGGCAATTGTCCAAAAATCCGCTAAAAAACAAGCATCCCAACGACGATATCGGCATTTTTGGCGGTTATCAAGGCCGATCTCGTCTGAAGTTTCAAAACAATAGCATAATGGGCAGACATATGAACAAACTCCGCAGCCAAGGCAGATTTTGGCAAGTTTGTCCCAGACTTGGCTGTCTTTATTTTCTTCGATGATTTTGGCGGTTTTGGGAGAAAAGACAAAATCTGGTTCGAAATCTTTGACTCGTTTAATTTTCCAACTCGAATCTTCAAAAAAGGGCAATTCAACTAATTTCTCGCCAATTTTTGAACCGACAGTAACGATAAAAAAACCTTTCATTTGACTTAAAAATAAATCAAAACCACCTTTTAATTCAAAAGGGAAATAGTGGTCGAAATGAAGCGGAGTGCGTTGATTTTCGATGCCGATAATAATCGTTCTTTGGCGGCGGGAAAGATAATAAAAATCTTCAGTAGGTTTAGACATGACTTTATCTAAAATATTGATTGCCTGAATATCATAATCATGAACGCCAAACAACACTTGAGTAGGTAATTGGTCGATGGTGGCGCGATTTTTGGGTTTTGTGAAATCTAGCATTAACTCTTTGGGTGGCATTAGGGCGATTTTATTTGGTGGCAACATCGTGGTGGGGTAATCTAAGGCGATTTTGGGGATTTGCGAAGGTCGACCATAGTGAGGATTTATCAATTCAAACACAAATTGAGCCTCTTTTTTAATAGGGGCAATTACTAAATATTTTTTTTCGAGCCAATCTAATAATTTTGGCACCTGAGAACGCCGAATAATCTTAGCCAACCCACTCCTTATCCCGCCAGGGCGGGGAATTTCTAAATACTAAGCACTAAATCCTAATCAAATTCAAATTTTTAAATTCTAATAATCCAAACAAATTTAGAAATTAAAATTTAATATTTAGATATTGTTTAGAGTTTAGAAATTAGGATTTAGGATTTTTTACCTATCCTTATTATATCAGAAAAAATCTTTGAGTAAAAAGAAAAGAGACCGATTTATATACCGCTGCCCCAAAGGGGCATTGTTGGGAGTGAACCCAACAGGTCTCGCGGTTTGGATCTGGGTGTAGGTGTTAGTCGAAGAAATCGAGCGTCCAACTGTCAGTAGACCACTGTTTCGTGATCGTTACAGACGCTCGGGTCAGTCTTGCTGTGCCGTTCCATACTCTTTCGAATTCCCCTGTCCGCAGATCGTCAGAACCCGACGGTTTTTCGACCGTGCACCAGCCGGAGTAAACCGTAAGGTTGAGAGTGGCTTCTTCACCAGTCGACTCATCCCGTAAAGCCATCCGGACATCTCTCTTGGTCCGGGCGATTGGAGTAGGGGCCTCCCTTATAATGATGGAGCTGGAGGTTTCTTGCTCGACCCCTCCCCAATCTATACGGAAAATATTGAGGAGTGGAAGAAGCGGCCAGTCGGGGAGATGAATGCAGATCATCTCCGATGCCACCTCAAGTGCGATCCTGTAGCCCAACGGAAACGGTCGGAGTGACATTTGATACACCTCGCATAGTGCGAGATAGGTACGCTAAAGCGTACCATTCACCATAGTGGTGAAGTAGCTTTATTATAGCATATAATATATATTTTGTCAATATTATTTACAATTTTCTACGAAATACAAAAATCAATACAAAAATACAAAAATTAAGGAGAATAAAAAAAGCTGCTGGTAAGAATGATGAAAATAATGGAATTATTTTGCTTATACCAGCAGACGGGATTAATGGAATTCGATAAAAAGCTTAAATAATGAGATCTTAGGATCCTTTTTTGTTATGGAAAGCTTCTATCATTCGAGCGGTTTCTTGTCCTTTTTGGATCTCAATTAAATTCCTTTGGGCTTTATCAACTTTCTGTGTAATCAATTCGAGACGATGATGCAATTCTGCGAGAGATTGTACGTGTTGTGGTTCAAGGATTTCAAGAATTCCCAGAATCAATTCCCAAATTATCTGTTGTTCGCGTTCTTCGGGAGTGGATGTTGGGAAGGTGTGAAGGGTTGTTCGAGTCATCAATGATTTTGCAAGATTGACCATCTCATGCCAGGTGTAAATCGGTTTGGTTTTTGGAATATCACAAATGCTTCGAGGTGCGTTTCTTGATCGTCTAATTCCGGGAGTTCCAATACCTGTCGATTGTAAAGTTCGAATATCCTGGAGAAGATTGGCTCTTCGTTTTCTTGCTTTTTCCGGGATTCTCAAGGTATAGTCCCCCTTTTTCGGGTCGCAGTAGCCATAAAACTAAAATTAGTATATCATAGGTGTCCTTAATGTCAATATTTTGTTTTTTGGTTTCCTATTATATAATGGATTTGAGGTAAAAAAATGAAAACATTACAACAAGTCGATGTTAAGAATAAAAAAATATTAATGCGTGTTGATTTTAATGTGCCAATTGAAAATGGAAAAGTCAAAGAAGAATTTCGCTTAAAAGCGGACACGCCAACGATTGATTATTTAATTAACGAGGGAGCTTCACAAATTATTTTAATTTCACATTTAGGTCGACCAGAAGGCAAAGTTGTCCCAAAATATTCGCTCATGCCAGTGGCTGAGAGTTTTCAAAAAATTATTGGCGCTAAAGGTGGAATTAAAAAAACCGAAATTGATAGTTTCCCTGCTTTTGAAATATCTCCTAAAATCACCTTATTGGAAAATATCAGATTTTATCCAGAAGAAGAAGCGAGTGACCCGGTTTTTGTCAAAAAATTAGCCCAATTAGGTGATATTTTTGTTTTTGATGCTTTTGGGGCGGCACATCGAGAATCAGCATCGTGTACGGGATTGGCGAAAATTATGCCGTCATTTGCGGGATTTCTGTTGTTGTTGGAATTAGAAAAATTAAATCATTTATTGGTTGATCCTCCCAAACCCTTTGTTTTGATTTTAGGTGGAGCAAAAATTGCGGATAAGTTGCCGGTGATGAAAAATTTATTTGGCAAAGTTGACACTTTTATGGTGGGCGGCGCGATCGCAAATACTTTTTTGGCGTCTAAAGAAATTTCAGTCGGAAAATCATTAATTGAACCTGAATTAAAATCTGAGGCGGCGATAATTTCCAATATGATTTTGGACGATCCCAAAAAAGATATTTTTATCCCACAAGATGTGGTGGTTTCCAAAGACACAAGCAAGGCGAAAGAATTGCGCGATATTGCCAGAAATGAAGTTAAAAATGATGATTATATAGTTGATCTGGGGATGAAAACTATTGAAATGATTCAGCCGAAAATAGCCGAAGCTGGGACCATTTTTTGGAACGGAAGTTTGGGAATTTGCGAGGTCCCGGAATTTGCTAAGGGCACCAAATTAGTGGCAGAGATGGCGATAAAAAGTAAAGCTGAAAAAATATTAGCTGGCGGAGACACAATTTTGGCTGTAAATTCCGCTGGGTTTTTAAATAAATTTGATTTTGTTTCAACAGGTGGTGGTGCGGCTTTAGAATTTTTAGCTGGCAAAAGACTGCCTGCAGTTGAAATGTTAGAATAGTTCTATTTGACACAATTTATTTTTTTGGTAAAATAACACTATCCTTGTTCAGGAGGTGTTGTTGTTGATATACAAAGCTCGTGCACCAGTTCGAATTTGTGATATGGGTGGTTGGACTGACATTGAATTGTGCAAAAAATTAGGTGGCGGTTGTGTGACTTCAATGGCGGTAAGTTTGTATAGCCAGGTTGCGGTCGAACCTAACGGGTCTGATGGCTTAATGATTATTTCTGAAAATCTCGGTACCAAAGACTATATTGAGGACTATCGAAGAATTGAATATGATGGAACCCTGAATCTTCTCCGAGCGGCTTTGAAACGAATGGGTATTAACCAAGGTCTAACGGTTCGGATAAAGGCTGATGCACCGCCAGGTTGTGGAGTTGGGACTTCAGCATCGGTAGCAGTGGCTTTGTTAGGGGCGATTCATTTGATGAGGGGATTACCAATTGATAAGTCAAAAATTGCCGCCTTGGCGCAAAAATTGGAAACTGAAGAACTTAAACTCTTGTGCGGTGTTCAGGATCAGTGGGCAGCCGCTTTTGGCGGTTGGAATATGATGGAGATTGACTATCCCGAGGTTAACCTCACGCCAATTACGCCCCCTGAAGGTTTAATCCCTGAGCTGGAAAGCCGAATGCTTTTGGTTTATTTTGGGCCAAGAAGTTCTAACAAGCAACATGGTAAGATTTTGAATAATTTTGCTTCTGGTCACGATCGATCAGTACAAGCATTTTCGGAATTAAAGGAAAATGGTCAAAGAATGTATCAGGCTCTGCAGAATGGAGATATAAACTTAATTACTTGGGCTATCAACCAAAACTGGAGATCTCAAAATAAATTAGTTCCTCCTGGATGTTACGGGATTAATACACGGCAGATTGATTGGGTGAGTGAGGTAGCCTTTGAAAACGGAGCAATTGCTTTTGATACCAATGGTGCTGGCGGCGGCGGATCTGCTATTCTGCTTGCTGAAGAAGGCAAAGAATATCAACTTGAAAAGGCGTTGAGGGAAAAGGGCATTCAATTATTACCATTTAGGTTCGACTTTACCGGTTTACAGGTCTGGAAAACATAATTTAAATTACTTGGGGCTTGGGCTCATTTTTTGGGTCTTAGCCCTTTTTTCTTTTTTGGTCTTGTTTTTGAAGCCGTAAAATGATAAAATAATTTAAAAGGAGAAATAAATATGGAAATAAAATCAGAAAAATTACCCAACAGCCAAGTTAAACTGCAAATTACTTTATCGACTAAAGAATTTGCGCCTTTTTCCGAACAAGCATTTTTGAGATTATCAGATTCGACCGACTTGAAGGGGTTTCGTCCCGGGAAAGCGCCTCAAAATTTAATTCGCGCTAAAATTGGTGAAGATAAAATTTTTCAAGAAGCTTTGGAAATTTGTTTACCAAAAACATATTTTGAAGCGGTGAAAAAAGAAAAATTAACGCCAGTTTCTGATCCGGAAATCAAAATTGACAAATATGATGAAGGTAAACCCTTAGCATACACCGCGATTGTGGATATTATTTCGGAATTTAAATTGCCAGATTATAAAAAGATTAAAATTACTAAAAAAACCGTGAAGGTTGGCGAAAAAGAACTTCAAAAATCACTTGAAGATTTGCAAAAATCATATGCCGAATACGAACATAAAAAGGATTCAGCCCAAAAAGGTGACAAAATTGAAATTAATTTTGACGGATATTTAAAAAGCGTCAAAGTTGAACAATTAGCCAGTAAAAACCATCCCTTGATTTTGGGGCAAGGTGGCTTTATCCCGGGTTTTGAAGATAAATTAGTCGGTGCGAAAAAGGGGGAGACTCGTGAATTTGAACTGAAAATGCCGACTAAATTACGGGACCAAATATTGGCGGGAAAAACTATAAATTTTAAAGTGACGATAAATGAAGTTTGGGATGTAGTTTTACCACAAATTGATGAAAAATTTGCCCAAAAAGTTGCCAAAAAACCATTGGTGGAAATGAAAAAGGAATTATTGGCATCGCTTAAAAAACGCACCGAGCTCGAGGTAGATCGGGCTGCACAACAAGAAGTGGTGACTAAAATTGCCGAAAAAACCGAAATTGAAATTCCGCGAAGTTTGGTGGAAAAAGAACAGCTTCACGAAATGCATCATTTGCGAGAAGATATTGAATCTAAAGGTTTAAACTTTGCTGATTATTTATCAAGCATTGGCAAAAAGGAATCTGAATTAGTGAGCGAATTAGAAAAGCAAGCACAGCAAAGAATCAAAATTAGTCTAATTTTGGCGAAAATTCGAGATATTGAAAAAATTAAAGTGAGCCAAAAAGATGTTGATCGCGAATGGGAAATTCTGTCGCGATCCGGATATAAAACTGAAGACGAAGAACCAGCCAAAGCGCAAATTGAAAGACATTTGGAAACTGCCAATGTTTTGAATTTTTTGGTTGATTTAGCTTCAAAATAATGGTATAATATAATTAATGTCAAAGCTCAAAGCTCAAAGTTTAAATGCCAAATGGATTTTAAATTTAAAAATTTAAATTTTTCGGGAGGAAGAATGGATAAAAAAAGAATTACAAATCAGCTCGTGCCGATGGTGATTGAAAAATCAGCCTATGGCGAAAGAGCTTTTGATATTTTTTCCAGGCTTTTGAAAGACCGCGTCATTTTTTTGGGCGGTCCAATTGATGATAATGTCGGTAATTTGATTATTGCCCAATTGTTATTTTTGGAAGCCGAAGATCCCAAAAAAGACATTCAGTTGTATATTAATTCGCCAGGCGGGGTGGCAACCGCAGGTTTGGCAATCTATGATACGATGCAGTATATCAAACCTGACGTTTCCACAATTTGTATTGGTCAAGCCGCCTCGGCAGCTTCAATTTTGTTGGCGGCGGGTGCCAAAGGAAAAAGATTTGCTTTACCATCATCTCGGATTATGATGCATCAAGTGATGGGTGGCACCGAAGGACCAGCCAAGGATATTGAAATTCGCACTCGGGAAATTTTGCGTGTCAAAGAAGCGGTAAACAAAATTTTGGAAAAGCATACCGGGCAACCTTTTGCGAAAATTGAAAAAGATACTGATCGCGATTTCTTCTTGGATGCCAAAGAAGCCAAAGATTATGGCGTGATTGACAAGATTTTCTAAATTGATATTTATTAGTTCAATAATATCCAGAAATAGGGCTTGACAGCCAGTTTTATCTGTATTACAATGAATGCAGATAGGAGGCTGTAAAGATTAAAGCATAAAATTTAATCTTAGCCACGAAGGGTGGATCCGTCGTTGACGGAAAATTTCAAATCTGCTATTATCAGCCTTGGCAGATTTTTCTTGACTTTAGTTCTTTAACAGTTAGGAAATGATAAGAAGCAGCGTTATGTACAAAATACCCTACTCGAGGGTTTAATTTCGAGTAATAAAATTTTTTGAGAGTTTGATCCTGGCTCAGGATAAACGCTGGCGGCGTGCTTAACTCATGCAAGTCAGCCCCGCCTCACGGCGGGGGGCGAACGGGTGAGTAACACGTGGGCAACCTACTTCCACCACGACGATAATTTGCCGAAAGGCGGACTAATAGTCGATAGTTTCCGAGAATGAAACTTTCTCGGAATAAAGATTTATTGGGTGGAAAGGGGCCCGCGGTTTATCAGCTTGTTGGTAGGGTAATGGCCTACCAAGGCGATGACGAATATCCGGCTCGAGAGGGTGAACGGGCACACTGGGACTGAGACACGGCCCAGACTCCTACGGGAGGCAGCAGTGAGGAATATTGCGCAATGGACGAAAGTCTGACGCAGCGACGCCGCGTGAAGGATGAAGCCCCTCGGGGTGTAAACTTCGATAGCTAGGGATGAAATCTTGACAGTACCTAGCGAAAGCACCGACTAACTACGTGCCAGCAGTCGCGGTAATACGTAGGGTGCGAGCGTTATCCGGATTTATTGGGCGTAAAGAGTGCGTAGGTGTTTTAATAAGTTTTTGATTAAATCTCCGAGCTTAACTCGGGAACCGTCAAAAAAACTATTAGAATTGAGGATTTTCGAGGCAAACGGAACTTACGGTGTAGGAGTGAAATCCGTTGATATCGTAAGGAACACCAATGGCGAAGGCAGTTTGCTAGGAATTCCCTGACACTGAGGCACGAAAGCGTGGGGAGCGAAAGGGATTAGATACCCCTGTAGTCCACGCCGTAAACTATGCTGGCTAGATATTTTCGGCATCGACCCCGAAAGTATCGAAGCTTACGCGTTAAGCCAGCCGCCTGGGGAGTACGGCCGCAAGGCTAAAACTCAAAGGAATTGACGGGGAGACGCACAAGTGGTGGAGCATGTGGTTTAATTCGACGACAAGCGAGGAACCTTACCAGGACTTGACATCTGGCGAACCCCGCAGAAATGCGGGGGTGCCCGCAAGGGAACGCCAAGACAGGTGCTGCACGGCTGTCGTCAGCTCGTGGCGTGAGCTGTTCCGTTAAGTCGGGAAACGAGCGCAACCCTTGTCCTGTATTATATGTCTTACAGGAGACTGCCGCAGTTAATGTGGAGGAAGGTGAGGATGACGTCAAGTCAGCGTGGCCCTTATGTTCTGGGCGACACACATGCTACAATGGTCGGTACAACGGGATGCAAAACCGCAAGGTGAAGCTAATCCCATCAAAGCCGACCCCAGTTCGGATTGAGGGCTGAAACTCGCCCTCATGAAGCTGGAATCACTAGTAACCGCCAATCAGCCATGTGGC
It includes:
- a CDS encoding 4Fe-4S dicluster domain-containing protein, which produces MAKIIRRSQVPKLLDWLEKKYLVIAPIKKEAQFVFELINPHYGRPSQIPKIALDYPTTMLPPNKIALMPPKELMLDFTKPKNRATIDQLPTQVLFGVHDYDIQAINILDKVMSKPTEDFYYLSRRQRTIIIGIENQRTPLHFDHYFPFELKGGFDLFLSQMKGFFIVTVGSKIGEKLVELPFFEDSSWKIKRVKDFEPDFVFSPKTAKIIEENKDSQVWDKLAKICLGCGVCSYVCPLCYCFETSDEIGLDNRQKCRYRRWDACFLADFWTIANKNCTKPKLRDRIYNWYHHKFVRMPEEYDHPGCVGCGRCLAQCPAKINFREVLEELIKNSRKPAS
- a CDS encoding phosphoglycerate kinase produces the protein MKTLQQVDVKNKKILMRVDFNVPIENGKVKEEFRLKADTPTIDYLINEGASQIILISHLGRPEGKVVPKYSLMPVAESFQKIIGAKGGIKKTEIDSFPAFEISPKITLLENIRFYPEEEASDPVFVKKLAQLGDIFVFDAFGAAHRESASCTGLAKIMPSFAGFLLLLELEKLNHLLVDPPKPFVLILGGAKIADKLPVMKNLFGKVDTFMVGGAIANTFLASKEISVGKSLIEPELKSEAAIISNMILDDPKKDIFIPQDVVVSKDTSKAKELRDIARNEVKNDDYIVDLGMKTIEMIQPKIAEAGTIFWNGSLGICEVPEFAKGTKLVAEMAIKSKAEKILAGGDTILAVNSAGFLNKFDFVSTGGGAALEFLAGKRLPAVEMLE
- the tig gene encoding trigger factor, which translates into the protein MEIKSEKLPNSQVKLQITLSTKEFAPFSEQAFLRLSDSTDLKGFRPGKAPQNLIRAKIGEDKIFQEALEICLPKTYFEAVKKEKLTPVSDPEIKIDKYDEGKPLAYTAIVDIISEFKLPDYKKIKITKKTVKVGEKELQKSLEDLQKSYAEYEHKKDSAQKGDKIEINFDGYLKSVKVEQLASKNHPLILGQGGFIPGFEDKLVGAKKGETREFELKMPTKLRDQILAGKTINFKVTINEVWDVVLPQIDEKFAQKVAKKPLVEMKKELLASLKKRTELEVDRAAQQEVVTKIAEKTEIEIPRSLVEKEQLHEMHHLREDIESKGLNFADYLSSIGKKESELVSELEKQAQQRIKISLILAKIRDIEKIKVSQKDVDREWEILSRSGYKTEDEEPAKAQIERHLETANVLNFLVDLASK
- the clpP gene encoding ATP-dependent Clp endopeptidase proteolytic subunit ClpP, which encodes MDKKRITNQLVPMVIEKSAYGERAFDIFSRLLKDRVIFLGGPIDDNVGNLIIAQLLFLEAEDPKKDIQLYINSPGGVATAGLAIYDTMQYIKPDVSTICIGQAASAASILLAAGAKGKRFALPSSRIMMHQVMGGTEGPAKDIEIRTREILRVKEAVNKILEKHTGQPFAKIEKDTDRDFFLDAKEAKDYGVIDKIF